One window of Phycisphaeraceae bacterium genomic DNA carries:
- a CDS encoding S8 family serine peptidase — translation MLGRDGGALRAPAKSGSRYVLQLNGTLNDHQRALLAQTGARLGDYLPANAYLADLSRADLDAIAALGFVRWAGEWRPEWKIEPQIGSRAFSSEERKAIASAGEVLVQAYLFDGVPADVAKREIESFTGATVEDSVRIGGMETLAVRIPLANVRELSNADSIRFVEELPEFTERSNTNTRWIVQSNISNSTPLYDAGIHGEGQIIGIMDGGFQPAHCSFSDPALAITTGNTPGVFPTHRKVAAYNVPLVSSSHGTHVAGTAMGNQSGEVNDNTRGIAYNARVCFRTYSTPVSAFPIDVHLTTHANQGATVHTNSWGDDGTTAYNAICRAIDLFSYDHEDNLVCFASTNLSALKNPENAKSVLAVGKSGGSGSQTGSCSTLSGPTADGRRKPEVFAPGCSTISASSSTSCGTTTMTGTSMASPAVAGAASLIRQYFTDGFYPTGAKVPSNSLVPSGALLRAMLTNSSVDMTAYPSPNQVPPNRYEGFGRILLDNAVYLAGDARKLLVKDIRNTSGSALTTSSVSTTNFRVQGSGQSLRVTMAFSDAPATIPTSFAPVNDINLRVIDPFGNVYLGNVINATTGLSQTGGGADAINSIELVVLNSPATGNWRAEVVGAAVNVGTQGFGLVITGDVASFNACPADLNGDQVVDDFDFAIFALAYDMFDCSAPSMPPSCPSDITADGFVDDSDFVAFATAYDAFLCP, via the coding sequence ATGCTGGGTCGCGACGGCGGAGCGCTCCGGGCTCCCGCGAAGTCCGGCTCGCGATACGTGCTTCAGCTGAATGGGACGCTCAACGACCACCAGCGCGCTTTGCTCGCACAAACCGGCGCGCGGCTCGGCGACTACCTTCCCGCGAACGCCTATCTCGCGGATCTTTCGCGAGCGGATCTCGACGCGATTGCGGCGCTCGGCTTCGTGCGCTGGGCGGGCGAATGGCGGCCGGAATGGAAGATCGAGCCCCAAATCGGCTCGCGCGCCTTTTCCTCCGAAGAGCGAAAGGCGATCGCCTCCGCCGGAGAGGTTCTCGTGCAGGCGTACCTGTTCGACGGCGTTCCGGCCGACGTAGCGAAACGCGAGATCGAGAGTTTCACAGGCGCGACGGTCGAAGATTCCGTCCGGATTGGCGGAATGGAAACACTTGCCGTGCGTATTCCGCTCGCCAACGTTCGGGAGCTATCCAACGCCGACTCGATCCGTTTCGTCGAGGAACTGCCCGAGTTCACAGAGCGCAGCAACACCAATACACGCTGGATCGTGCAAAGCAACATCAGCAACAGCACGCCGCTCTATGACGCCGGAATCCACGGTGAAGGGCAGATCATCGGCATCATGGACGGGGGATTTCAGCCCGCGCACTGCTCCTTCTCCGATCCCGCGCTCGCCATTACCACGGGAAACACGCCCGGCGTCTTCCCCACGCATCGAAAAGTGGCCGCATACAACGTGCCCCTTGTTTCGAGCTCCCACGGCACGCACGTCGCAGGGACCGCGATGGGCAACCAGTCGGGCGAAGTCAACGACAACACGAGAGGCATCGCGTACAACGCCAGGGTCTGCTTCCGCACGTACTCCACGCCGGTGTCGGCTTTCCCGATCGACGTGCACCTGACGACGCACGCCAATCAGGGCGCGACCGTTCACACAAACAGCTGGGGCGATGACGGAACAACCGCGTACAACGCGATCTGCCGCGCGATCGACTTGTTCAGCTACGACCACGAGGACAACTTGGTCTGCTTCGCATCGACGAATCTTTCCGCATTGAAGAACCCCGAAAACGCCAAGAGCGTGCTCGCGGTCGGCAAGTCCGGCGGCTCCGGATCCCAGACCGGATCGTGCAGCACGCTGTCCGGGCCGACCGCGGACGGACGGCGCAAGCCCGAGGTTTTCGCGCCCGGGTGCAGCACGATCTCGGCCAGCTCGAGCACTTCGTGCGGCACGACAACCATGACCGGTACTTCGATGGCCTCGCCCGCCGTTGCGGGCGCCGCTTCACTGATCCGGCAGTACTTCACCGATGGGTTCTATCCGACGGGCGCGAAGGTTCCCTCAAACTCACTCGTCCCCTCCGGCGCGCTGCTCCGCGCGATGCTGACCAATTCGTCGGTGGATATGACCGCGTATCCATCGCCCAACCAGGTTCCGCCCAACAGATACGAGGGGTTCGGCCGCATTCTGCTCGACAACGCCGTCTACCTCGCGGGTGACGCACGCAAGCTTCTCGTCAAGGACATCCGCAATACCTCCGGATCGGCGCTCACGACGTCTTCTGTTTCGACGACAAATTTCCGAGTGCAAGGCAGCGGCCAATCGCTGCGTGTCACGATGGCTTTCTCCGATGCGCCCGCCACGATTCCGACTTCCTTTGCTCCCGTGAACGACATCAATCTGCGAGTGATCGACCCCTTCGGAAATGTCTACCTGGGCAACGTGATCAATGCCACCACCGGGCTAAGCCAGACGGGCGGCGGCGCCGACGCAATCAACAGCATCGAACTCGTCGTGCTGAATTCCCCCGCCACCGGGAATTGGCGCGCAGAGGTTGTCGGGGCTGCGGTCAATGTGGGAACCCAGGGATTCGGCCTCGTGATCACCGGAGATGTCGCCTCGTTCAACGCTTGCCCGGCGGATCTCAACGGCGACCAGGTTGTGGACGATTTCGACTTCGCCATCTTTGCCCTCGCCTACGACATGTTTGATTGCTCCGCCCCGTCGATGCCGCCCTCTTGCCCGTCGGACATTACAGCAGACGGATTCGTGGACGACAGCGACTTCGTGGCGTTCGCAACGGCGTACGACGCGTTCCTTTGTCCGTAA
- the plsY gene encoding glycerol-3-phosphate 1-O-acyltransferase PlsY codes for MTPVQWFIAVCFAFLCGSFPTGYIIGRARGVDIRKLGSGNIGATNVGRVFGRRAWLLCFSGDFFKGFGPVLGAGVVSGIAGRWSPPLDQALFWCAALAAAVFGHMFTPWLGFKGGKGVATALGSLLGFFPILTFSGIAALGVFIVVLKLWRYVSLASICATAGLPVFVLIQTGVTLFLRPDDMDKSPAISAGLSVAALTAVISSFMIYRHRSNIARLRAGTEPKTGSEHVVAPAQ; via the coding sequence GTGACGCCCGTTCAATGGTTTATCGCAGTGTGCTTCGCGTTTCTCTGCGGTTCTTTTCCGACGGGGTACATCATCGGCCGGGCACGCGGCGTTGATATTCGAAAGCTCGGCTCAGGAAATATCGGCGCGACCAATGTCGGTCGCGTCTTCGGCCGGCGGGCTTGGCTTCTTTGTTTTTCAGGCGATTTCTTCAAAGGCTTTGGGCCGGTGCTCGGTGCCGGAGTCGTTTCAGGAATCGCAGGACGCTGGTCTCCGCCACTCGACCAGGCGCTGTTCTGGTGCGCCGCGCTTGCCGCGGCGGTTTTTGGCCACATGTTTACTCCGTGGCTGGGATTCAAAGGGGGAAAGGGCGTGGCGACAGCGCTCGGTTCGCTCCTTGGCTTCTTTCCGATTTTGACTTTTTCCGGCATCGCCGCACTCGGAGTCTTCATCGTCGTTCTGAAGTTGTGGCGCTACGTGAGCCTGGCTTCCATCTGCGCGACAGCCGGCCTCCCGGTGTTCGTGCTGATTCAAACGGGCGTCACGCTTTTCCTCCGGCCGGACGACATGGACAAGTCACCCGCAATCAGCGCGGGGCTGTCCGTCGCCGCGCTGACAGCGGTCATTTCGTCGTTCATGATCTACCGCCACCGAAGCAACATCGCGAGGCTTCGCGCCGGAACCGAACCCAAGACGGGTTCCGAGCATGTGGTCGCACCGGCGCAGTGA
- a CDS encoding Bax inhibitor-1/YccA family protein: MNSGNPALRSGVFNRPVDAPRWDDLSATSVPGAMTVRGTAIKAGFLLAICATSSIFAWLKFEPMYQAGNVGGIIPWIMGGGIGGLVLALIISFKPTTAPFLGPIYAAVEGLFIAGISLFLVAQAGAKSAGSGAAALNVGMIFQAASLTFGIAGAALLAYATGFVRLSPAAVKMVVVATGGVAVYAVALMLMNGVFGMGLPNLWSSASPLGIGFSLFVIVLASFNLVLDYQVIDEGAKAGAPKYMEWYGAFALTVTLVWLYIEILRLLSKMNRRD; this comes from the coding sequence ATGAATTCTGGCAACCCCGCGCTTCGATCCGGCGTCTTCAATCGTCCAGTCGATGCGCCGCGATGGGACGACCTGAGCGCAACATCAGTTCCCGGAGCCATGACCGTCCGCGGCACCGCGATCAAGGCCGGATTCCTGCTCGCCATTTGCGCCACGAGTTCGATCTTCGCGTGGCTCAAGTTCGAACCGATGTACCAGGCGGGCAATGTCGGTGGGATCATCCCTTGGATAATGGGCGGCGGGATCGGCGGGCTCGTGCTCGCGCTGATCATCAGTTTCAAACCGACCACGGCGCCATTTCTCGGTCCGATCTACGCCGCCGTTGAAGGGCTGTTCATCGCCGGGATTTCGCTGTTCCTCGTTGCCCAGGCGGGCGCGAAATCCGCGGGCTCGGGCGCTGCCGCGCTCAATGTCGGCATGATTTTTCAGGCGGCGTCTCTGACATTCGGGATCGCCGGGGCCGCACTCCTCGCATACGCAACGGGTTTCGTTCGATTGAGCCCAGCCGCAGTGAAGATGGTTGTCGTCGCCACGGGCGGCGTTGCGGTCTACGCCGTTGCGCTCATGCTCATGAACGGTGTCTTCGGCATGGGGCTGCCGAATCTCTGGTCGAGCGCCTCCCCACTCGGAATCGGCTTCTCTCTCTTTGTGATCGTCCTCGCGTCGTTCAATCTCGTGCTCGACTACCAGGTCATCGACGAAGGAGCCAAGGCCGGCGCGCCCAAGTACATGGAGTGGTACGGCGCATTCGCCCTGACCGTCACGCTCGTCTGGCTCTACATCGAAATCCTTCGCCTGCTCTCGAAGATGAATCGCCGCGATTGA
- a CDS encoding S8 family serine peptidase encodes MPKGSVLAASFAALSGCALFSLAGAPSDVVRNSPAPFLFAFGQPDPGLQFPLAPPPATRILVRFEPAGARGQEAAIALAAGAIRVDRSFTLVPGLYSFDVPPAQINEVLAKLRGNPIVRYAEPSGRVRIATQTTPWGVTHVHAPEFWNSYGKGAGVKVAVLDTGFDFGHPDLPVPVASMSFIAGETAGDVNSHGSHVTGTILALDNDVGVVGVAPELSLVVAKVIDDSGFGDWPEIIAGVEWAVAQGAKVLNMSFSGSDYSQAMQDAMNAAFAAGVLPVAAAGNEFTNIPRYPASMNNVMSVAAIDDNDNPAWFSNYGPTISVAAPGVEVESTVPLGGWEIQWAFQTRPAKHVPGSQSNPRYGRMIYCEYGWFYWTFPSEAAGNIAHIRDSLIFPVDYVIENAWDAGAIAVVLSSDLESGYQPAVTYDHFRPVWYVDKSVGDELILNDGVNASVVPSAAGHGFDTYDGTSMACPHVVGAAGILFAEFVPSAGLPALPPQTVRWVLERTADQPGPGPRNDLYGYGIINLKRAGDYLHGRVLCAGDLNGDSLVEDSDFEIFIQAYNELIAPGGPYTGADFNGDGFTDDEDFQYFVQSYDQLLCS; translated from the coding sequence ATGCCGAAAGGATCCGTACTCGCCGCCTCATTCGCTGCATTGTCCGGTTGCGCCCTCTTTTCTCTGGCCGGCGCGCCGTCTGACGTCGTTCGGAATTCTCCGGCGCCCTTTCTCTTCGCGTTTGGTCAGCCCGACCCGGGGTTGCAGTTTCCGCTGGCGCCGCCGCCCGCGACGCGAATTCTCGTGCGCTTCGAACCCGCCGGCGCGCGCGGACAGGAAGCAGCTATCGCTCTCGCCGCGGGCGCTATCCGGGTGGACCGGAGTTTCACGCTCGTTCCCGGCCTGTACTCCTTTGATGTGCCGCCGGCCCAGATCAATGAAGTCCTTGCGAAACTGCGTGGCAACCCGATCGTTCGCTACGCAGAACCAAGCGGACGCGTGCGAATCGCGACTCAGACCACGCCATGGGGAGTGACTCATGTTCACGCGCCGGAGTTCTGGAACTCGTACGGGAAGGGCGCGGGAGTGAAAGTCGCCGTGCTCGACACCGGATTCGACTTTGGGCACCCGGACCTCCCTGTGCCGGTCGCTTCGATGAGTTTCATCGCCGGAGAAACCGCCGGCGACGTGAACTCGCACGGCTCGCATGTCACCGGCACGATACTCGCTCTCGATAACGACGTCGGCGTTGTTGGTGTCGCGCCCGAGTTGTCCCTCGTCGTTGCAAAGGTCATCGATGACAGCGGGTTTGGCGACTGGCCCGAGATCATCGCGGGTGTCGAGTGGGCTGTCGCGCAGGGGGCCAAAGTACTCAACATGAGTTTCAGCGGCAGCGATTACTCACAAGCTATGCAGGATGCCATGAACGCGGCCTTCGCCGCGGGAGTTCTTCCAGTCGCGGCGGCCGGCAACGAGTTCACCAATATTCCGCGCTATCCCGCGAGCATGAACAATGTCATGAGCGTGGCGGCCATTGATGACAACGACAATCCGGCGTGGTTCTCGAACTATGGCCCGACGATCAGCGTCGCCGCGCCCGGAGTCGAAGTGGAATCGACCGTCCCGCTCGGAGGCTGGGAGATCCAGTGGGCGTTTCAAACGCGCCCGGCGAAACACGTCCCCGGCTCTCAGTCCAATCCGAGATATGGCCGCATGATCTATTGCGAATACGGCTGGTTCTACTGGACTTTCCCGAGCGAAGCCGCAGGAAACATCGCACACATTCGCGACAGTCTGATCTTCCCTGTGGACTACGTGATCGAGAATGCGTGGGACGCCGGTGCGATCGCCGTGGTACTCTCGAGTGATCTCGAGTCGGGCTATCAGCCGGCCGTGACCTACGACCACTTCCGTCCGGTCTGGTACGTCGATAAGTCTGTCGGGGATGAATTGATTCTGAACGACGGGGTCAACGCGTCCGTTGTCCCTTCCGCCGCCGGGCACGGATTCGATACTTACGACGGAACCTCGATGGCCTGTCCGCACGTTGTCGGCGCCGCGGGAATTCTCTTTGCCGAATTCGTCCCGAGCGCCGGCCTGCCGGCACTCCCGCCGCAAACGGTCCGATGGGTGCTCGAGCGAACGGCCGATCAGCCCGGGCCTGGTCCGCGCAACGATCTGTACGGATATGGAATCATCAACTTGAAGCGTGCGGGCGATTACCTGCACGGCCGGGTCCTGTGCGCGGGCGATCTGAACGGCGATTCTCTTGTTGAAGATTCAGATTTTGAAATCTTCATCCAGGCGTACAACGAGCTCATCGCGCCGGGCGGCCCGTACACGGGAGCCGACTTCAACGGCGACGGGTTCACCGACGACGAGGACTTCCAGTACTTCGTGCAGTCCTACGACCAACTGTTGTGCTCGTAG
- a CDS encoding carboxypeptidase regulatory-like domain-containing protein → MQPVRHCLASALVVFTAVVAAASIAAGVRTNTPPDSASGTAPAVPSPGHVLGRVSSADPAAELRGVVVTLVRDHQAVGRTVTNSDGKFAFPNVRPGPFTIVAEKRGVGVGRQAGGVKPGETVRVAIELKKPS, encoded by the coding sequence ATGCAACCGGTTCGACATTGTCTCGCGTCCGCGCTCGTTGTCTTCACTGCGGTCGTCGCCGCCGCCTCAATCGCCGCGGGCGTGCGCACGAACACACCTCCCGATTCAGCTTCCGGCACAGCGCCCGCCGTTCCCAGTCCCGGACACGTTCTCGGAAGGGTGTCGAGCGCTGATCCAGCGGCCGAACTTCGGGGCGTCGTGGTCACGCTTGTTCGAGATCACCAGGCGGTTGGTCGCACCGTCACGAACAGCGATGGCAAATTCGCTTTCCCGAATGTCCGTCCCGGTCCGTTCACGATCGTGGCGGAAAAGCGCGGCGTGGGAGTCGGACGACAGGCGGGCGGCGTAAAGCCGGGAGAGACCGTGCGCGTCGCGATCGAACTCAAGAAGCCCTCCTGA